A genome region from Fervidicoccaceae archaeon includes the following:
- a CDS encoding DMT family transporter — protein MRGRLLGPVMLVLASLLWGSSFPTIKVLMSSVDPATYVWLRGLFSTLLLAPYVAWRAVRGGLDRSALRGGLRAGAAYTAGLWLQGWGTAYTTASNSAFITALHVVFVHAYVALVSRRYGARLGLALVACVIGAYMLTGPSTGLNRGDLLVLIGSLGWAAQVILVSRYCRGDPLQFVFAQFLASISLAAPDLLRGGPEPLSPIDVALLFYLAAASGVGAFALQVVGQRSVDPAAASVIFQLEPVFAAALARLAIGETMSCMQMAGATLIVFSTMLVGAFDRELSARARSSEPLEPTPRGARPALFS, from the coding sequence GTGCGCGGCCGCCTCCTGGGCCCGGTGATGCTAGTCCTCGCGTCGCTGCTCTGGGGCTCGAGCTTTCCCACCATAAAAGTACTGATGAGCTCCGTAGACCCGGCGACGTACGTGTGGCTGCGAGGGCTCTTCTCGACTCTCCTCCTGGCCCCCTACGTGGCTTGGAGAGCCGTCAGAGGAGGGCTCGACCGATCGGCCCTAAGGGGAGGGCTGAGGGCCGGAGCGGCCTACACGGCCGGGCTCTGGCTCCAGGGGTGGGGCACGGCTTACACGACGGCCTCGAACTCCGCCTTCATAACGGCCCTCCACGTCGTCTTCGTCCACGCCTACGTAGCATTGGTCTCGCGTAGATACGGAGCCCGGCTGGGCTTAGCTCTCGTCGCCTGCGTGATCGGGGCCTACATGTTGACGGGCCCGTCGACTGGTCTCAACCGCGGAGACCTGCTAGTTCTCATCGGCTCGCTCGGCTGGGCCGCTCAGGTGATCCTGGTCTCGAGGTACTGTCGAGGAGATCCTCTGCAGTTCGTCTTTGCTCAGTTCCTCGCGTCGATCTCGCTCGCTGCGCCAGACCTCCTGAGAGGAGGACCCGAGCCTCTATCGCCGATCGACGTCGCTCTGCTCTTCTACTTGGCCGCCGCCTCGGGCGTCGGGGCCTTCGCGCTCCAGGTGGTGGGGCAGAGGAGCGTAGATCCCGCGGCGGCCTCCGTGATATTTCAACTGGAGCCGGTTTTCGCGGCCGCTCTGGCGAGGCTCGCGATTGGAGAGACGATGAGTTGCATGCAGATGGCCGGAGCGACCCTCATAGTGTTCTCCACAATGCTGGTCGGCGCGTTCGACCGAGAGCTCAGCGCGCGAGCGCGATCCTCAGAGCCTCTCGAACCGACGCCCCGAGGGGCTCGCCCAGCGCTCTTCTCGTGA